A single region of the Montipora capricornis isolate CH-2021 chromosome 13, ASM3666992v2, whole genome shotgun sequence genome encodes:
- the LOC138030424 gene encoding putative ATP-dependent DNA helicase Q1: MNDFHVFEQAISSTLNDLGLVSLKKEQRQAVEAIVMNCRDVLGVLLTGFGKSLIFQVLPGVFDFMSRNLSKDRAIVLVVSSLNALMRDQISKLNERGVSSFMVQGNLVRVEDSRGEEYRASLPIEALKDPCCRILFLHPEVCVNDKTFFALLKSPIYQRRVKCVVVDEAHLIKEWKNFRPAYGKLDVLSSVFPSIPHVALTATFTRATQEFIKDSLKLNEAVVIQANPDRENIFYESKVRPSSGEERVTAVLEPLAKELLEKKIRMPLTIVYGNLATCSDAFLYFSQFLAKSQYYPVGAEQASRNRLFAQFHAEYPQHEKDRILAEIIQGVCKTRVLFVTVAFGIGVDIPDIRKVIHIGVPKTMEEYFQETGRAGRDAKEAVATLYYNGRDIAKRKNPVDEVMR; this comes from the exons aTGAATGATTTTCACGTTTTCGAGCAGGCGATTTCCTCCACGTTAAATGACCTAGGATTAGTATCGTTAAAGAAGGAGCAAAGACAAGCGGTGGAAGCTATTGTTATGAATTGTCGGGACGTTCTTGGCGTGCTGCTTACTGGTTTCGGAAAGTCActtatttttcaagttttgccGGGAGTTTTTGACTTCATGTCAAGAAATTTAAGCAAGGATCGAGCAATAGTTTTGGTTGTTTCATCTCTAAATGCGCTCATGAGGGATCAGATTTCTAAACTGAACGAGAGAGGGGTGTCTTCGTTTATGGTGCAGGGCAACTTAGTTAGAGTGGAAGATTCCCGCGGCGAAGAATATCGTGCAAGTCTTCCTATCGAAGCGTTAAAGGATCCATGTTGTCGCATATTATTTCTTCACCCCGAGGTGTGTGTTAATGATAAGACGTTTTTTGCGCTGCTTAAATCCCCCATTTATCAAAGAAGGGTGAAATGCGTGGTTGTGGATGAAGCTCATCTCATCAAAGAATG GAAAAATTTTCGTCCTGCTTATGGAAAACTGGATGTTCTTAGCAGTGTATTCCCAAGTATTCCTCATGTTGCCTTAACTGCTACTTTTACAAGAGCAACTCAGGAATTTATTAAGGATTCCCTCAAGCTGAATGAAGCAGTTGTAATTCAAGCTAATCCTGACCGAGAGAATATTTTTTATGAGAGTAAAGTTAGACCATCAAGTGGGGAGGAAAGGGTGACTGCAGTTCTGGAACCTCTGGCAAAGGAGTTATTGGAGAAGAAAATAAGGATGCCCCTGACTATTGTTTATGGTAACCTTGCCACTTGCTCTGATGCATTTCTTTACTTCAGTCAATTTCTAGCCAAATCTCAGTACTATCCTGTAGGTGCTGAACAGGCATCAAGAAATCGCCTGTTTGCACAATTTCATGCAGAATATCCACAACATGAAAAGGACCGTATTCTGGCTGAGATTATTCAAGGAGTTTGTAAAACCAGAGTTCTCTTTGTCACCGTTGCTTTCGGTATTGGTGTTGATATACCTGATATCAGAAAAGTCATCCATATTGGAGTTCCAAAGACCATGGAGGAATATTTCCAGGAGACTGGAAGAGCAGGAAGGGATGCAAAGGAGGCAGTTGCAACCTTGTATTATAATGGTCGAGATATTGCTAAGAGAAAAAATCCAGTTGATGAGGTCATGAGGTAA